CCATGAACGACATCACCGGGATCGGGGTATCTCCCGGTTGCTCGGTCATTACCGAGAAGTCCACAGATCGACCATCAATGCGAGGCGGAGTACCTGTTTTCAGGCGGCCGACACGCAGTGGCAATTCACGCATGCGATGGGCCAGGGCAATCGAGGGCGGATCGCCGGCGCGGCCACCGGAATGGTTCTGCAAACCGATATGGATCAGGCCACCCAGGAAGGTACCTGTGGTCAATACCACCGATTCGGCAAAGAAACGCAGGCCCATCTGGGTAACTACGCCTTTGACCTGGTCCTGCTCGACGATCAGGTCATCACAAGACTGCTGGAATATCCACAGGTTGGGCTGGTTTTCCAGGATCTCACGTACCACCGCCTTGTAGATGGCGCGGTCAGCCTGTGCACGGGTTGCGCGCACAGCTGGGCCCTTGCGGTTATTGAGGATGCGGAACTGGATGCCGCTCTTGTCGGTAGCCAACGCCATCGCGCCGCCGAGCGCATCGATCTCTTTGACCAGGTGACTTTTGCCAATACCACCGATGGCCGGGTTGCAGCTCATATGACCGAGGGTTTCCACGTTGTGGGTCAGCAACAGGGTTTTCACACCCATGCGTGCAGACGCAAGCGCAGCCTCGGTACCGGCATGGCCGCCGCCGATGACGATCACTTCAAAACGGGAAGGGAAATCCACCACGCACCTCGTGCCTGTTTTGCAAATAGAGAAGGTAAGCGGACAAGTATAGGGACTTCACCCCCTCTAAAGAAACCGTCTGAGCAAATTTTGATCAGTCTGTGGATGAATGGCAGACAACAGAAATCAAAGAGAAAAACTTTATAAAAGCTTTGTTTTTATGTTTATTCTTATGCACATGTGTATCTGTGGATAAACCCATGAAGCCCTTTAACAGCAAGATCTACAGCGAAATTGAAAGCTGTGGTTTAGTAGCAATGAGGGCTATGGATAAGGTCATTTAGGCTGTGGATAAAAGGTGTTATTACCCACAAGCGTTTTCATCCTCAGAAAAAATGACCGGTTATCAACGGAGCTGAAGGCGGGTTTTCCACAGGGCTCCCGAACCCAGTTTTCGGCTGAGATTGCCCGACGAACGGCAAAATCCGGGCAAAAAAAAGCCGCTCCCTAGGAGCGGCCTTGGTTTACGCGCGGGCTGTGAACTACTTGCCAATGCAGAAGCTTGAGAAAATCCGCCCCAGCAGATCGTCCGAGCTGAATGCACCAGTAATTTCGCCCAAGGCGTGTTGGGCTTGGCGCAGGTCCTCCGCCAGCAATTCACCAGCCCCCGCCAATGTCAGCTGGGCACGTCCGTGTTCCAGATGAGAACTTGCCTGACGCAGCGCATCCAGGTGTCGCCTGCGGGCACTGAAGCCGCTTTCTGCGGTTTGTTCATAACCCATGCAGGCCTTGAGGTGGTCCCGCAGCAGCTGCAGCCCCTGATCATCGCCCTTGGCGCTCAGGGTGATAGTGACGTGCCCGTCCGCGCACTGTTCCAGGCCGATGCACTCACCACTCAAGTCCGCTTTGTTTCGGATCAGAGTGACTTTGGTGGGATTGGGTCGCAGATCGAGAAACTCCGGCCACAGTGCAAATGGATCACTGGCCTCAGGCGCAGTGGAATCCACCACCAGCAATACCCGGTCAGCCTCGCCGATGGCCTTCAAGGCACGCTCGACACCAATCTTTTCCACATGGTCATCGGTGTCGCGCAGGCCGGCCGTATCTACTACATGCAACGGCATGCCATCAATGTGGATATGTTCACGCAGAATATCCCGAGTAGTACCTGCGATATCCGTCACGATCGCCGCCTCTCGCCCAGCCAGCTTATTCAACAGGCTGGACTTCCCTGCGTTCGGCCTGCCGGCGATCACTACCGTCATGCCATCACGAAGCAGTGCACCTTGGCCAGCTTCGCGCTGTACTGTGGACAACTCCTCACGAACGGCGTCCAGCATCGACAGCACGTGACCGTCGGCAAGGAAATCGATCTCTTCCTCGGGGAAGTCGATTGCGGCTTCAACGTAGATCCGTAAGGCGATCAGCGCCTCGGTCAGGCTGTGCACACGCTTTGAAAACTCACCCTGCAGCGAGCGCAATGCATTGCGTGCCGCTTGGCTTGAACTGGCTTCAATAAGATCCGCAATCGCCTCAGCCTGAGCCAAATCGAGCTTGTCATTCAGGAAGGCACGCTCACTGAATTCACCTGGGCGAGCAAGCCTGCAGCCGGCTTGTACACAGCGTTGCAGCAGCATGTCGAGGACAACTGGGCCACCGTGCCCTTGAAGCTCGAGCACGTCTTCCCCTGTGAACGAGTTAGGCCCGGGGAAGAACAGAGCGATGCCTTCGTCCAGCACCAAGCCATCCTCATCACGGAATGGCCCGTAATGGGCATGCCGTGGCGTCAGCGTACGGCCGGTAATGAGTTGGCCCGCCTGGGCTGCCAATGGCCCTGACAGCCTGACGATCCCGACGCCTCCGCGGCCCTGGGCGGTGGCAATGGCGGCAATGGTTTCACGCACAGTGTTCATGCTCGAAAGCCCCTACGACAAAAACGACAGATAGCAAAAACGCCCCCGAGGGGGCGTTCTTATTCACAGGCTAGCGCAGTAGCCCGTCAAGCAGCTGCTTTTTTGCTGGCTGCTTCAATGCTGCGAGTGATGTACCACTGCTGTGTAATCGACAAGCAGTTGTTCACAACCCAGTACAGCACCAGACCGGCCGGGAACCACAGGAAGAAGAAGGTGAAGATGATCGGCATCATTTTCATCACCTTGGCCTGCATCGGATCCGGCGGAGTCGGGTTCAGACGCTGCTGGATGAACATGGTTGCACCCATGATGATCGGCAGGATGAAGAACGGATCCTTGATCGACAGGTCGGTAATCCACAGCATCCACGGAGCCTGGCGCATTTCTACGCTTTCCAGCAGTACCCAGTACAAAGCCAGGAACACCGGCATCTGAACCAGGATCG
The genomic region above belongs to Pseudomonas sp. PSKL.D1 and contains:
- the mnmE gene encoding tRNA uridine-5-carboxymethylaminomethyl(34) synthesis GTPase MnmE, whose translation is MNTVRETIAAIATAQGRGGVGIVRLSGPLAAQAGQLITGRTLTPRHAHYGPFRDEDGLVLDEGIALFFPGPNSFTGEDVLELQGHGGPVVLDMLLQRCVQAGCRLARPGEFSERAFLNDKLDLAQAEAIADLIEASSSQAARNALRSLQGEFSKRVHSLTEALIALRIYVEAAIDFPEEEIDFLADGHVLSMLDAVREELSTVQREAGQGALLRDGMTVVIAGRPNAGKSSLLNKLAGREAAIVTDIAGTTRDILREHIHIDGMPLHVVDTAGLRDTDDHVEKIGVERALKAIGEADRVLLVVDSTAPEASDPFALWPEFLDLRPNPTKVTLIRNKADLSGECIGLEQCADGHVTITLSAKGDDQGLQLLRDHLKACMGYEQTAESGFSARRRHLDALRQASSHLEHGRAQLTLAGAGELLAEDLRQAQHALGEITGAFSSDDLLGRIFSSFCIGK